In the Quercus lobata isolate SW786 chromosome 5, ValleyOak3.0 Primary Assembly, whole genome shotgun sequence genome, one interval contains:
- the LOC115988592 gene encoding aspartate, glycine, lysine and serine-rich protein-like, translated as MLLRSSSTPILNSWLPHSKDSSFPESDQVLQLQRTISISLTTASSSFHSLTDVSTKNLTRDPSESDFLTPPKPKKKNPISHNLKKQPKLTVKESDEMEQVLKPNSISSSSSSIQRLFSSSGLGESVLDDEGSPTGKKDSILQTLVVGGGVGSNGGRICGGGGGRGSDGGDGGDVGGSGFFESNDHGSDSTDAYYQNMIEANPGNALLLGNYAKFLKEVRGDFGKAEEYCGRAILANPSDGNVLSLYADLIWQTNKDADRAEIYFDQAVKTAPDDCYVLASYARFLWDAEESEEDEENQHGTDHSYSPHILLGASHHSPLTAAS; from the exons ATGCTTCTGAGAAGCTCCTCAACACCAATCTTGAACTCATGGCTGCCTCACTCGAAGGACTCATCATTCCCAGAGTCTGACCAAGTTCTCCAGCTTCAGAGAACCATATCAATTTCCTTAACAACTGCATCATCATCTTTTCATTCTCTCACTGATGTCTCTACAAAGAATCTGACCCGAGACCCATCAGAATCAGACTTCCTAACCCCACCAAAGCCCAAAAAGAAGAACCCCATATCTCATAACcttaaaaaacaaccaaaactcACAGTCAAAGAAAGTGATGAGATGGAACAAGTGCTAAAACCCAATTCAATATCgtcatcatcttcttcaattCAGAGACTTTTTTCAAGCTCTGGTTTGGGTGAGAGTGTTTTGGATGATGAGGGTTCTCCTACGGGGAAAAAAGATAGTATTTTGCAGACTCTGGTTGTGGGTGGTGGAGTTGGGAGCAATGGTGGTAggatttgtggtggtggtggtgggagaGGATCAGATGGTGGAGATGGAGGTGATGTTGGTGGTTCAGGGTTTTTTGAAAGTAATGATCATGGTAGTGATAGCACTGATGCTTACTACCAAAATATGATTGAAGCAAACCCTGGCAATGCACTTTTGCTCGGAAACTATGCAAAATTCTTGAAAGAG GTTCGTGGAGATTTTGGAAAAGCAGAGGAGTATTGTGGAAGAGCAATTCTGGCTAACCCAAGTGATGGAAATGTCTTGTCTCTTTATGCTGATTTGATATGGCAAACAAATAAGGATGCTGATCGAGCTGAGATTTATTTTGATCAAGCTGTTAAAACTGCCCCAGACGATTG TTATGTCTTAGCTTCATATGCTCGGTTTCTTTGGGATGCTGAAGAGTCAGAGGAGGATGAAGAGAATCAACATGGAACTGATCACAGTTATTCACCACATATATTGCTAGGAGCTTCTCACCATTCTCCTTTAACTGCAGCTTCTTAA
- the LOC115992906 gene encoding G-type lectin S-receptor-like serine/threonine-protein kinase SD2-5 — protein sequence MGLLKFRTLFLSFLLVFEICMASTQQFGRIYPGFRASQMEYIDSKGIFLISNNSKFALGFYTSVDVSLFLLVVIHMPSSKVVWTANRGLLVQNTANFVFGEDGNVYLEHGDGVVWSTNTTGKTATAIEMGDTGNLVLLGASGSILWQSFSHPTDTLLPGQEFLYGMQLKSFPNSNNLSHYLEFRSGDLVLSAGFQTPQIYWSITNDRRKTNNSVIGKVHSVTLLSNFWNFYDQNKTLLWQFVISNSPGWNPFWAAVLGSNGLISFYNLQKGKPVTAEAITIPQSACSAPEPCGPYYVCYFDNRCQCPSPLSSHSNCKPQINSNCNNSKSSVQLLYVGEQLNYFALDFVTPSLKSNLDACKEACLGNCSCLSLFFENSSGSCFLFDQIGSLQRSNVGSAGYISYIKVVSPASEEIGNGGNNIMLPMVIVAAVIVFFSLIYAVYWYQHKKKILLKYPFGNSEEDDFLDNLPGMPFRFCYGDLCRATKNFSTKVGQGGFGSVYIGVLPDGTEVAVKRLESAGQGKKEFKAEVTTIGSIRHVHLVKLKGFCVEGPHRLLVYEYMRKGSLDKWIFNKNEEGNLLDWDTRFNIALGTAKGLAYLHEECEVKIVHCDIKPENVLLDDNFIAKVSDFGLAKLMNREQSIVYTTLRGTRGYLAPEWITNFAISEKSDVYSYGMVLLEIIGGRKNYDSRHNSEKAHFPSYASKMLEEGKLKEILDTELEIDEKDERVVTAIKVAMWCIQDEMHLRPPMAKVVQMLQGLCDVPPPPPPTSSQLGSLSGIFKWNSYGATASGVNDYSSDVAISDIRLSGPR from the coding sequence ATGGGTTTGCTCAAATTTAGAACCTTGTTTCTTAGTTTCCTACTTGTGTTTGAGATCTGCATGGCCAGCACTCAACAGTTTGGCCGGATTTATCCTGGTTTCCGAGCGTCTCAGATGGAATATATTGATAGTAAAGGTATATTTCTGATATCCAACAACTCGAAATTCGCTTTGGGTTTCTACACTAGTGTGGATGTCTCATTGTTTCTACTAGTTGTCATTCACATGCCTAGTTCCAAAGTAGTTTGGACTGCTAATAGAGGCTTATTGGTTCAAAATACTGCTAACTTTGTGTTTGGAGAAGATGGGAACGTTTACTTGGAACATGGGGATGGTGTAGTTTGGTCTACAAACACTACAGGGAAAACAGCTACAGCCATAGAAATGGGCGATACGGGAAATTTGGTATTGCTTGGGGCCAGTGGAAGTATTCTATGGCAAAGTTTTAGCCATCCTACTGATACCCTTTTGCCTGGCCAGGAATTCTTGTATGGAATGCAGCTCAAAAGTTTTCCCAACAGCAATAACTTGTCTCACTATCTTGAATTCAGATCAGGCGATTTGGTCTTGTCAGCGGGGTTTCAAACGCCACAAATTTATTGGTCCATAACAAATGACAGGCGCAAAACCAATAACTCCGTCATCGGCAAGGTTCATTCTGTGACTCTGCTGTCCAATTTCTGGAATTTCTATGATCAAAATAAAACCTTACTTTGGCAGTTTGTCATCTCCAACAGTCCTGGATGGAATCCCTTCTGGGCTGCTGTTTTAGGCTCCAATGGGTTAATCTCATTCTATAATCTTCAAAAGGGGAAACCAGTGACTGCTGAGGCAATTACAATACCACAAAGCGCTTGTAGCGCACCTGAGCCATGTGGCCCGTACTATGTGTGCTATTTTGACAACAGATGCCAATGCCCTTCACCTCTCAGCTCTCACTCTAATTGCAAGCCTCAGATTAATTCAAACTGTAACAACTCCAAGAGTTCGGTACAGCTTCTATATGTTGGCGAACAGCTCAACTATTTTGCACTTGACTTTGTTACACCCTCATTGAAATCCAATCTAGATGCTTGCAAAGAAGCATGCCTAGGAAATTGCTCTTGCCTTTCGTTGTTCTTTGAAAACAGCTCTGGAAGTTGCTTTCTGTTTGATCAGATAGGAAGTTTACAACGGTCTAATGTGGGTTCTGCTGGTTATATTTCGTATATAAAAGTGGTAAGTCCTGCAAGTGAAGAAATTGGAAATGGAGGGAATAACATTATGTTACCCATGGTCATAGTTGCAGCAgtgattgttttctttagtCTAATTTATGCAGTATACTGGTAccaacataaaaagaaaatattactCAAATATCCTTTTGGCAATTCAGAAGAGGATGATTTCTTGGACAATCTTCCTGGAATGCCTTTTCGTTTTTGTTATGGTGATCTTTGTAGAGCAACCAAAAACTTCTCTACAAAAGTTGGGCAAGGAGGGTTTGGCTCAGTCTACATAGGTGTGCTCCCAGATGGTACAGAAGTGGCTGTGAAAAGGTTGGAGAGTGCTGGACAGgggaaaaaagaatttaaagcTGAAGTTACTACCATCGGCAGTATCCGTCATGTGCATCTGGTCAAGCTCAAAGGCTTCTGTGTTGAAGGGCCTCACAGGCTTCTTGTATATGAGTACATGCGTAAAGGGTCATTGGATAAATGGATCTTCAACAAGAATGAAGAGGGTAATTTGTTGGATTGGGATACAAGATTTAATATTGCTTTGGGTACAGCAAAGGGGTTGGCTTATCTCCATGAGGAGTGTGAAGTGAAGATTGTCCACTGTGATATAAAACCTGAAAATGTTCTTCTTGATGATAATTTTATAGCAAAAGTTTCAGACTTTGGTTTGGCTAAGCTTATGAACCGGGAACAAAGCATTGTGTACACAACATTGAGGGGTACAAGAGGATACCTTGCACCAGAATGGATTACCAACTTTGCCATATCAGAGAAGAGTGATGTGTACAGCTATGGTATGGTCTTGCTTGAGATTATTGGAGGAAGGAAAAATTATGATTCACGACATAATTCAGAGAAAGCCCATTTCCCTTCTTATGCCTCCAAGATGTTGGAAGAGGGAAAACTGAAAGAAATCCTTGATACAGAGCTAGAGATTGATGAAAAAGATGAGCGGGTTGTCACAGCTATCAAAGTTGCTATGTGGTGTATACAAGATGAGATGCATTTAAGGCCACCAATGGCAAAAGTAGTCCAAATGCTTCAAGGTCTTTGTGATGTGCCTCCGCCTCCACCTCCAACCTCATCTCAGTTGGGTTCTCTATCAGGCATCTTTAAATGGAACAGTTATGGGGCTACTGCATCAGGTGTGAATGATTACTCAAGTGATGTAGCCATTTCAGATATTCGCTTATCAGGTCCAAGatga